A stretch of DNA from Ochotona princeps isolate mOchPri1 chromosome 30, mOchPri1.hap1, whole genome shotgun sequence:
TGTCCAAATTCAGTGATTCATGAGACATGAGTTACAATAATTTACAtgtaattgctttttaaaaaagataagctGTATGTGTTATTAGAAATAACTTAGTGCGCCTGTTTTTATTGCTTGAAAACATGAGTGCTTCTGGGTGGGcgtgtggcacagtggttcaggCTCTGGTATCCACATCCCGTGTGCGCGTGTCTGAGTCCCGACCCCCTGCCAGCCTCTCGTCCAGGCTCCTGTTAGTGCAGACCCCAAGAGGGAGCAAGTGACAGTCGCGTCATgcggctcctgccacccagggggCCTGGATCGAGTTCTGGgccttgcctttggcctggcccacgcTGGAAGCCAACAGCTGGAAACCTCCTGTCTGTCTTTATTTCAAATAAGTCAAAACTTACAAAAATGCAGTGTTTGAAAAACAAGAAACTTGAGATACAGGATGATACATTTTTAGTTAAGTATTGAGGAAAATGGATGGGTTCTGTAAGGAGCTGTAAAGCTGGCACAGAATAACATGGCGGTGTGAAGGCCGCTGCCAAACCACACAGGGCAATTCTAAGTTGCCAGGATTACCAGTTGCTAGTAAGACACGTGGACACTGGAAGCACATGGTGAGCTTAGATACTTCGCAGAGAGGAAATGAAAGGGCCAGAAAAATGATGGAAGTGTTTGTTGGTAATTGCTCTTCTTTCCATGATTTCacaaaaattacttaaaataaaaaaatgggaaaaagataGTTTTACTGCATGGTTATTCGAGAATAAAAATTATACAAGGAAATCACACGTTAAAATTACAAACGCCTCTGAACGTTAGCATCTTCATTAAACTTTTAGATGATCTGACTTACAGCAGGgtgtgttaatttttattttcgaAAGCTTATTTTGAAGTTATCATAAATGCACAGCAAGCTACAATGACGGTGTGGAGTGGCCCAGCGCACCTTCTGCCTCCCCCTTTCTCCCAGCAGTGGTTCCCCTGTTACATGATTCAGGTACAATTAGCAAAACCAAGAAATTGAACTTGATACAGTGTCTGTCATTTTTAATCACCTGTGCGAACTGACACACCTACAGCTGCCATCAAGACAAGGAACTGCCCCATGGCCTCGGCTCTTCCCTGTGCAGCCCCGTGTTTGATTTCCCTATGCCTGCTTCTACCGTCTTCCTGCCTCTGCAGGGTTCACTTTGGTATCCCCACCGCTTCGATCACGGTTCCTCTCCTTGCCTTCTCCCCCCCGCTGCGTTCTTATCCCAAGGACAGAGccaggcaggtgcacaggccGGGGGAGCTGCGTCAGAGGTGTGTCCAGGCAGACGCAGCGCCCCCCGGTGGTTAGATGCTGAAGGTGCTGGTGGGCTCCGTAGGCCCCTCGGAGTCGAAGGGAATGTCTTCCACCTGTTGCTGCCGCCTTCTCCAGGACCCGTATCTCTTGGCCACTTTCATGAGGTAGTTTTTAAAAGAGGCCCCCATGAAGACGTAGAGGATCGGGTTGAGGCAGCTGTGGAAGAGCGCGAGGCTCTCCGTGACTTGGATGGCCACGTCCATGCGCTTGCTGGCCTCGCAGTCGGTGACCAGGGCGTAGATGATGTCCACGGCCTGGCAGAACTTGACGATGTTGTAAGGCAGCTGCGTGGCGATGAACACCAGGACCACGGCCAGCACCACTTTGAGGGGTCGGGACTTCTTGATGTCCGGCGTCCTGACGAGCGTCCTGGCGGTGATGAAGTAACACACCCCCATGATGAGGAAGGGGATCAGGAACCCAAAGCAGATCTCCAGCAGCCAGATGGAGGCTTTGACTGAGGTTCCCAGGTGGTGGGGGAAGATGGGGACGCAGCGGGCCTGGCTGTTGACCGTGTGGAACAGCAGCTGCGGGATGCTCAGCAAGGTGGCAGCCAGCCACACCCAGAGGCAGATGAGCCAGCTCGGCTTGCCCGTCCTGGACGGGCCAGTGCCTTTGGTGACCGCCAGGTACCGGTCTACGCTGATGCAAGCCAGGAAGTGCATCCCGGAGACGAAGTTGACGGTGTACAAGGCCGAGGTCACCTTGCACATGGCTCTCCCCAGCACCCAGCCGTGGACGGCGTTCACTGCCCAGAATGGCAGGGTGAGCAGCAGGAGTAAATCGGCCACGGCCAGGTTCAAGATGTACACGTCGGTCTTGGTCTTCTGTTTCTTGTAAAAGGCGTAAATGGCCACGACGACAGAGTTGCCCGCGAGTCCGGTGATGAAGGTGATGGTGAAGAAGACGGGCAGGAAAACCTTGGCAAACTGCCTGACCTCTTCCTTGATGCAGATGGCCTCGTACAGGCTGTAGTCAGTGCTGTTGAGCTCGCTGTCCTCGTAGTAGTAATCTGTGGACTGGTTCTGCTCCCACGCCATGGCTCCCGCCTGGG
This window harbors:
- the ACKR4 gene encoding atypical chemokine receptor 4; the protein is MAWEQNQSTDYYYEDSELNSTDYSLYEAICIKEEVRQFAKVFLPVFFTITFITGLAGNSVVVAIYAFYKKQKTKTDVYILNLAVADLLLLLTLPFWAVNAVHGWVLGRAMCKVTSALYTVNFVSGMHFLACISVDRYLAVTKGTGPSRTGKPSWLICLWVWLAATLLSIPQLLFHTVNSQARCVPIFPHHLGTSVKASIWLLEICFGFLIPFLIMGVCYFITARTLVRTPDIKKSRPLKVVLAVVLVFIATQLPYNIVKFCQAVDIIYALVTDCEASKRMDVAIQVTESLALFHSCLNPILYVFMGASFKNYLMKVAKRYGSWRRRQQQVEDIPFDSEGPTEPTSTFSI